Proteins encoded within one genomic window of bacterium:
- a CDS encoding DUF2207 domain-containing protein, translated as MNLLMPRHPDLLRLLLLILALAGPVRAAQSYRIGPVEIEAWLDDAGGLTVEERRTYDFTGSFHYAYRSLPLREGVHYGDFAVFEGGQAFIEKPAKDPGCFAVREEKQALEVRWYFSARNEKRTFVFRYRVMGAVARHEDAAVLYYQFIGTDWSHKQSDVTLILHPPQEGEEGKVLHWLHGPLWARSAIQPSGRITALCAELPARTYLEVRALYPPAWFAGMAVADGTVRPGILDEEERWAAEANRLRSAEKEKQAMRHERSRQGVYYAGFLAVIGVAAWWYFYRLYGKRPAVHEYIPAQSPDIPDETPPALVSYLLTMQMVTGGALQATLYDLARRGFLRISAVEPEKRNRFFGAKQDYLLELQTEVLRQRRQELMVYESDLLDFLFRELSGGEPRLRMHDIGKQAHKMASFFRGWQKSVSKMAESRGYYDKRSEHGMYRAMLVFGVGILVSLLLLIWYAPWPGAAAGLFFILLIGAVAIRHRTEEGEVQFRRWKALSRYLRRGRFEQSERASLLGNIDRYMVYASALGAGPRHYRALAEVIPVDQSAHYIPWFVYSAGGPGAAAPVAFAQAFAAMTTTMSSSGGIGGGASAGGGGGAGGGGGGAG; from the coding sequence ATGAACCTTCTGATGCCGCGCCATCCGGATCTCCTGCGGCTGCTGCTCCTGATCCTGGCTCTGGCCGGACCGGTGCGCGCGGCTCAATCCTACCGCATCGGTCCGGTTGAGATCGAGGCTTGGCTGGATGATGCCGGCGGGCTGACCGTGGAAGAGCGGCGGACCTACGATTTCACCGGGTCGTTCCATTATGCCTACCGTTCGCTGCCGCTGCGCGAGGGTGTGCATTACGGCGATTTTGCCGTCTTCGAGGGCGGTCAGGCCTTCATCGAGAAACCGGCAAAGGATCCGGGCTGCTTCGCAGTCCGCGAAGAGAAACAGGCCTTGGAGGTGCGCTGGTATTTCAGTGCCCGCAATGAAAAACGAACCTTTGTCTTTCGTTATCGCGTGATGGGTGCGGTGGCTCGCCATGAAGATGCGGCGGTTTTATATTACCAGTTCATTGGAACCGACTGGAGCCATAAGCAGAGCGATGTGACCCTGATCCTGCATCCACCGCAGGAGGGAGAGGAAGGGAAGGTACTGCACTGGCTGCATGGACCGCTCTGGGCCCGATCGGCCATTCAGCCCTCCGGGCGGATAACAGCCCTTTGTGCGGAGCTGCCGGCGCGGACCTATCTGGAGGTACGCGCGCTTTATCCGCCGGCGTGGTTCGCGGGCATGGCGGTTGCGGACGGTACGGTCCGCCCCGGCATCCTGGATGAGGAAGAACGCTGGGCGGCGGAGGCCAACCGCCTACGCAGCGCTGAAAAGGAAAAACAGGCGATGCGGCACGAACGCAGCCGCCAGGGCGTCTATTATGCGGGCTTTCTGGCCGTGATCGGTGTTGCGGCCTGGTGGTATTTTTACCGCCTCTACGGCAAGCGTCCGGCGGTGCATGAATACATCCCGGCCCAGAGTCCGGATATTCCGGATGAAACGCCGCCCGCTCTGGTTAGCTATCTGCTGACGATGCAGATGGTCACTGGTGGCGCCTTGCAGGCGACTCTATACGATCTGGCGCGGCGCGGTTTCCTGCGGATTTCGGCTGTAGAGCCGGAAAAGCGCAACCGATTCTTCGGGGCGAAGCAGGACTATCTGCTCGAGTTGCAGACCGAGGTTTTGCGGCAGCGCCGGCAGGAGTTGATGGTATACGAGTCCGATTTGCTCGATTTTCTCTTCCGGGAGTTGTCCGGGGGCGAACCGCGGCTGCGCATGCACGACATTGGCAAGCAGGCTCACAAGATGGCGAGTTTTTTCCGGGGCTGGCAAAAATCCGTTAGTAAAATGGCCGAGAGTCGCGGCTATTATGACAAGCGGAGCGAGCACGGTATGTACCGCGCGATGCTCGTTTTTGGCGTGGGCATCCTGGTGAGTTTGCTGCTGCTGATCTGGTACGCACCCTGGCCGGGGGCCGCTGCGGGCCTCTTTTTTATCCTGCTCATCGGGGCGGTCGCCATCCGGCATCGCACAGAGGAGGGGGAGGTGCAGTTCCGGCGCTGGAAAGCGCTCTCCCGCTATCTCCGCCGCGGCCGTTTTGAGCAGTCGGAGCGCGCCTCCCTGCTTGGCAACATCGACCGCTACATGGTCTACGCATCGGCTTTAGGTGCGGGGCCGAGGCACTATCGGGCGCTGGCTGAGGTGATCCCCGTTGATCAGAGCGCCCATTACATCCCCTGGTTCGTATACTCAGCCGGCGGTCCTGGAGCAGCCGCGCCGGTCGCCTTCGCCCAGGCGTTTGCTGCGATGACAACGACGATGAGTTCTTCCGGCGGCATCGGCGGTGGCGCGAGCGCTGGAGGAGGGGGCGGAGCGGGAGGTGGTGGGGGTGGTGCAGGTTGA
- a CDS encoding SNF2-related protein, with product MSTAFHAKFFAHALSQHYHGDLLGKISHSLFDARVDLNPHQLEAALFALRSPLSKGVILADEVGLGKTIEAGLVLCQYWAERRRRLLIIAPAALRVQWSLELTEKFHLPNQLIDARTLRQVQREGRANPFDQPQVVITSIHFASRHGALLRTVPWDLVVIDEAHKLRNVYQQGNKMAQEINWALEGRQKLLLTATPLQNSLQELYGLATLIDPHIFGDLGAFRARFEGPRPDHDELRKRLASFCKRTLRSQVSEYIQYTERRAITLPFTPSDAEQQFYEAISEYLAREDTLAVPVRQRHLLSLILRKLLASSAYAIRFTLTTMRNRLLLLQRGQQPEGNFIDGLIAGEEVESDYLEDSDLAESEGEAEGEVDPVQLEQEIRLLDGFIQAAGAIVLESKAERLEQALETGFAEMRRMGAPEKALIFTESRRTQEYIDRHLRRIGYEGQIVLFNGTNADPESAAIYQEWIGRNAGSGRSSGSRPADIRTALVDHFRDRGRIMIATEAAAEGLNLQFCSLVINYDLPWNPQRIEQRIGRCHRYGQKYDVVVINFLNTQNQADQRVYELLEHKFALFNGLFGASDEILGQIESGVDFEARILDLYQRCRSREEIDAAFAALQQEMEESITHRLDKTRRLLLEHFDQDVQARLRMRLDAARQQLNRIGLFFWELTRYQLADQAQFDEAALHFDLVRSPLPQIPPGRYTLVSRSRQPVIDEALYRLSHPLGEYVIAAGQRHATPTAHLFFDISHHPSRISMIENLKGRSGWLTLHWLRIDALDREDHLIFAAFDDQGRHLDSELCEHLFYCQGAVRPVQPPPEATLKKLARESEKQIKALTQRSLDWNNALFYEECDRLDTWSEEAAGAVENELNAVKKEIRQLSRLSRRSTMAVEQHQIHRQLQELEQKKRRLRQRIFQVEDEIGARRDALIAMLEQRVAQKSEVKELFTLRWSVI from the coding sequence ATGTCCACCGCATTCCATGCCAAATTTTTCGCTCATGCCTTGTCGCAGCACTATCACGGCGACCTCCTCGGCAAGATCTCCCACTCCCTCTTTGATGCACGGGTCGACCTCAATCCCCACCAGCTCGAAGCCGCTCTCTTCGCCTTGCGCTCTCCCCTCAGCAAGGGAGTGATCCTGGCCGACGAAGTGGGGCTCGGTAAAACGATCGAGGCGGGGCTGGTGCTCTGCCAGTACTGGGCCGAGCGCCGCCGTCGACTGCTGATCATCGCGCCCGCCGCATTGCGGGTGCAATGGAGCCTGGAATTGACCGAAAAATTTCATCTTCCCAACCAGCTGATCGACGCCCGCACTCTGCGCCAGGTTCAACGTGAGGGACGGGCCAACCCCTTCGATCAGCCCCAGGTCGTCATCACCTCCATCCACTTCGCCAGCCGCCATGGAGCACTCCTGCGGACGGTTCCCTGGGACCTGGTCGTCATCGATGAGGCCCACAAGCTCCGCAATGTGTACCAGCAGGGCAACAAGATGGCGCAGGAGATCAACTGGGCCCTCGAAGGCCGGCAAAAATTATTGCTCACCGCCACGCCATTGCAGAACTCGCTGCAGGAGCTCTACGGCCTGGCCACCCTCATCGATCCCCACATTTTTGGCGACCTCGGGGCGTTCCGCGCCCGTTTCGAAGGGCCCCGGCCGGACCATGACGAGCTGCGCAAGCGTCTCGCTTCCTTTTGCAAGCGCACGCTGCGCAGCCAGGTTTCCGAGTACATCCAGTATACCGAGCGCCGCGCCATCACCCTCCCCTTCACCCCGAGCGATGCGGAGCAGCAGTTTTACGAGGCCATCTCCGAATACCTCGCCCGTGAGGATACCCTGGCGGTCCCGGTGCGGCAGCGCCATCTGCTCAGTCTGATCCTGCGCAAACTGCTCGCCTCCTCCGCTTACGCAATCCGCTTCACCCTGACGACCATGCGCAACCGCTTGCTGCTTTTACAGCGCGGCCAGCAGCCCGAAGGGAACTTTATCGACGGTCTGATTGCGGGGGAGGAGGTCGAGAGCGATTATCTGGAGGACTCCGATTTAGCAGAAAGCGAGGGAGAGGCAGAAGGCGAGGTCGATCCGGTGCAGCTGGAGCAAGAGATCCGCCTGCTCGACGGTTTCATCCAGGCGGCCGGAGCGATCGTGCTCGAGTCCAAGGCAGAGCGCCTTGAACAGGCTCTCGAGACGGGTTTCGCGGAAATGAGAAGGATGGGTGCCCCCGAAAAGGCGTTGATCTTCACCGAATCGCGCCGCACCCAGGAGTACATTGACCGGCACCTGCGCCGGATCGGCTATGAGGGCCAGATCGTCCTTTTCAACGGCACCAACGCCGACCCCGAGTCGGCCGCCATCTATCAGGAGTGGATCGGTCGCAACGCCGGTTCCGGCCGCAGCAGTGGTTCGCGTCCGGCTGACATCCGCACCGCGCTGGTCGACCACTTCCGCGATCGCGGCCGAATCATGATCGCCACCGAGGCGGCCGCCGAGGGGCTCAACCTGCAATTCTGCAGTCTGGTGATCAACTACGATTTGCCATGGAATCCGCAACGCATTGAACAGCGCATCGGCCGCTGCCACCGTTATGGCCAGAAGTACGATGTAGTGGTGATCAATTTTCTCAACACCCAGAACCAGGCGGACCAGCGGGTCTATGAGCTCCTCGAACACAAGTTCGCCCTCTTCAACGGCCTCTTTGGCGCCTCCGACGAGATCCTTGGGCAGATCGAATCGGGGGTCGATTTCGAGGCACGCATCCTCGATCTGTATCAGCGCTGCCGCAGCCGCGAAGAGATCGATGCGGCCTTCGCCGCCCTGCAGCAGGAGATGGAAGAGAGCATCACCCACCGGCTCGACAAGACCCGCCGTCTTCTCCTCGAACACTTCGACCAGGATGTTCAGGCACGGCTGCGCATGCGCCTCGATGCCGCCCGCCAGCAGCTCAATCGTATCGGCCTTTTCTTCTGGGAGCTGACCCGGTATCAGCTCGCCGACCAGGCGCAGTTCGACGAGGCCGCGCTGCACTTCGATCTGGTGCGGTCCCCCTTGCCGCAGATACCGCCGGGGCGCTATACCCTGGTCTCGCGTAGCCGCCAGCCCGTGATTGATGAAGCCCTCTACCGCCTCTCCCACCCTCTCGGTGAGTACGTCATTGCTGCCGGCCAGCGCCATGCGACGCCCACCGCCCACCTCTTTTTTGACATCAGCCACCACCCGAGCCGCATCTCAATGATCGAAAACCTCAAAGGCCGCAGCGGCTGGCTCACGCTCCATTGGCTGCGGATCGATGCCCTCGATCGCGAGGATCATCTGATCTTCGCTGCCTTTGACGATCAGGGTCGGCATCTCGACAGCGAACTCTGTGAGCATCTGTTTTACTGCCAAGGGGCGGTGCGTCCGGTTCAACCCCCACCGGAGGCGACGCTGAAAAAACTGGCTCGGGAGAGCGAAAAACAGATCAAAGCCCTGACCCAGCGCTCCCTGGACTGGAACAATGCGCTTTTTTATGAGGAGTGCGACCGGCTCGATACCTGGTCCGAGGAGGCCGCCGGGGCGGTGGAGAACGAGCTGAATGCCGTGAAAAAGGAGATCCGGCAGCTCAGCCGCCTCTCGCGGCGGAGCACCATGGCGGTCGAGCAGCATCAGATCCATCGCCAGCTGCAGGAACTGGAACAGAAAAAACGCCGGTTGCGGCAGAGGATCTTCCAGGTCGAGGACGAGATCGGCGCCCGGCGCGACGCCCTGATCGCCATGCTCGAACAACGCGTGGCGCAAAAAAGCGAGGTCAAGGAACTCTTCACCCTCCGCTGGAGCGTGATCTAG
- a CDS encoding peptidylprolyl isomerase gives MPIPNDQVVTVHYTLTDSDGNLLDTTYDEDPLEFISGAEQILAKLEDEILTMPMKSKKKVVLRPDEAYGDYDPEDIQVVQRNELPDDIELEIGAELLAEVDENDEEDEDEQLSCFISKIDGDQITLDFNHPLAGKTLHFDVELIGVRPATPAELEHGHVHGEDFEE, from the coding sequence GTGCCTATACCGAACGATCAGGTTGTCACGGTTCATTACACGCTCACCGATAGCGACGGGAATCTGCTGGATACCACCTATGATGAAGATCCCCTGGAATTCATCTCCGGCGCCGAGCAAATCCTCGCCAAGCTGGAAGACGAGATTCTCACGATGCCGATGAAGAGCAAGAAGAAAGTCGTCCTCCGGCCGGATGAGGCCTATGGCGATTACGATCCTGAGGACATTCAGGTCGTCCAGCGCAACGAGCTGCCCGATGACATCGAACTGGAGATTGGCGCCGAGCTGCTGGCGGAAGTGGATGAGAATGATGAAGAGGATGAGGACGAGCAGCTATCCTGTTTCATCAGCAAAATCGACGGCGACCAGATCACCCTCGATTTCAACCATCCTCTCGCCGGGAAGACCCTGCACTTCGATGTGGAACTGATCGGCGTCCGACCGGCAACTCCGGCGGAACTCGAACACGGACATGTCCATGGCGAGGATTTCGAGGAGTAG
- a CDS encoding aminotransferase class V-fold PLP-dependent enzyme, giving the protein MSETLENRFAPIREQIIGGNQTFTTPYGEQRIVYADWTASGRLYAPIEEALSQRFGPFVGNTHSEASVTGSSMTRAYHLAHEIIKRHVHAGPDDVIITTGSGMTAAVNKWQRILGLRVPEQLADHLYLPDEERPVVFLTHMEHHSNQTSWLETIADVEVIEPDDRGLVDLDNLRRLLRIYRDRPMKIGTFTACSNVTGICTPYHALARIMHENGGFCFVDFAASAPYVSIDMHPQDPLERLDAIYFSPHKFLGGPGSAGVLIFASSLYTLRVPDQPGGGTVNWTNPWGEHRFINNIEAREDGGTPGFLQAIRAALSIELKEHMGVPDMLAREEELKRRLFAGLRALPELHLLADHIEDRLGIFSFYSDRIHYNLFVKLLNDHFGIQVRGGCSCAGTYGHYLLHVDPNRSHQIAEHIDRGDLSDKPGWVRLSIHPTMTNAEVDFILEGLGETIRHAAAWGKEYRYAPATNEFHCLRAGCDSTPDIASWFSLRS; this is encoded by the coding sequence ATGTCCGAAACCCTGGAAAACCGCTTCGCGCCGATCCGCGAGCAGATCATCGGCGGTAATCAGACCTTCACGACGCCCTACGGGGAGCAACGGATCGTTTATGCCGACTGGACCGCGAGCGGACGTCTGTATGCCCCGATCGAAGAGGCCCTGAGCCAACGTTTCGGCCCCTTTGTCGGCAACACCCACTCGGAGGCGAGTGTGACCGGCAGCAGCATGACGCGGGCCTACCACCTGGCGCACGAGATCATCAAGCGCCACGTCCACGCCGGTCCTGACGATGTAATCATCACAACCGGATCGGGAATGACGGCAGCGGTGAATAAATGGCAGCGGATTCTCGGCTTGCGCGTGCCGGAACAGCTGGCCGATCATCTCTATCTGCCCGACGAGGAGCGGCCGGTGGTCTTTCTCACCCACATGGAGCATCACTCCAACCAGACCTCCTGGCTCGAAACCATCGCCGACGTCGAGGTGATCGAACCCGACGACCGAGGTCTGGTCGATCTCGACAACCTGCGGCGGCTGCTCCGTATCTATCGCGACCGGCCGATGAAGATCGGCACCTTCACCGCCTGCTCGAATGTCACCGGCATCTGCACCCCCTATCATGCCCTGGCCCGGATCATGCACGAAAACGGCGGCTTTTGTTTCGTCGATTTCGCCGCCTCAGCGCCTTACGTCTCCATCGATATGCACCCCCAGGATCCCCTGGAGCGGCTCGATGCCATCTATTTTTCGCCGCACAAATTTCTCGGCGGACCAGGCAGCGCCGGAGTCCTCATCTTCGCTTCCAGTCTGTACACCCTGCGCGTCCCCGACCAACCCGGCGGGGGCACGGTAAACTGGACCAATCCCTGGGGCGAGCACCGTTTCATCAACAACATCGAGGCCCGGGAGGATGGCGGCACCCCCGGCTTTCTACAGGCCATTCGCGCCGCCCTGAGCATCGAGCTCAAGGAACACATGGGAGTGCCGGATATGCTGGCACGCGAAGAGGAATTGAAGCGCCGCCTCTTCGCCGGTCTGCGCGCACTGCCGGAGCTGCACCTGCTCGCCGATCATATCGAGGATCGCCTCGGTATTTTTTCCTTCTACTCCGACCGGATCCATTACAACCTTTTTGTCAAGCTGCTCAATGACCACTTCGGGATCCAGGTTCGCGGCGGCTGCTCCTGCGCCGGCACCTACGGCCATTATCTCCTGCACGTCGATCCCAACCGCTCGCACCAGATCGCCGAGCACATTGACCGTGGCGATCTTTCCGACAAACCGGGTTGGGTCCGCCTCTCCATCCATCCCACCATGACCAACGCGGAGGTCGACTTCATCCTGGAAGGCCTCGGGGAGACCATCCGGCACGCTGCGGCGTGGGGGAAAGAGTACCGCTACGCGCCGGCGACGAACGAATTTCACTGCCTCCGCGCCGGATGCGACAGTACGCCGGATATCGCCTCCTGGTTTTCTTTGCGCAGCTGA
- a CDS encoding sigma-70 family RNA polymerase sigma factor, whose translation MNQAQESETALVARAVNGDHEAMTRIVTQNERMVYNTALRLLTDPVEAECVLQETFLKVVQALPEFKGGSSLSTWIFRIATNYALMRLRSRKKEGGSLDEAESRVSQEALEAFNRSVGNNPLQAIMNQELRQAMEAAIAALPAKFRSVFVLKDIEGFSLKEIAEMLGLSLAAVKTNLHRARLFLRDRLAEYSH comes from the coding sequence ATGAACCAGGCACAAGAGAGCGAGACCGCCCTGGTGGCCCGGGCGGTCAACGGCGACCACGAAGCCATGACCCGGATTGTCACACAGAATGAGCGCATGGTTTACAACACGGCCCTGCGCCTGCTCACCGATCCGGTCGAGGCCGAATGTGTCTTGCAGGAGACCTTCCTCAAGGTTGTTCAGGCGCTCCCTGAATTCAAGGGCGGCTCGTCGCTCTCGACCTGGATTTTCCGAATCGCCACCAACTATGCCCTGATGCGGCTGCGCTCGCGCAAAAAGGAGGGGGGCTCTCTGGATGAGGCCGAGAGCCGGGTGAGTCAGGAGGCGCTCGAAGCCTTCAATCGCTCCGTCGGCAACAATCCCCTTCAAGCCATCATGAACCAGGAACTGCGCCAGGCGATGGAGGCCGCGATCGCCGCGTTGCCCGCAAAATTCCGCTCGGTCTTTGTTCTCAAGGATATCGAAGGATTCTCTCTCAAGGAGATCGCTGAAATGCTCGGCCTCTCGCTCGCCGCCGTCAAAACCAATCTGCACCGTGCCCGCCTTTTCCTCCGCGATCGTTTGGCGGAATACAGCCACTGA
- a CDS encoding cyclic nucleotide-binding domain-containing protein: MAITRQELAPFPIFDGLTAEQVDKILAIVGEQRVAAGESIIREGEIGDALYLLLDGRVEVRKNLTLNLGHGGLDAREKSLVALRADQAPYFGEMALLKADSLRTATVQAVAECRVGVLHHDAFTRLCESDTALGYKVLLNIAKTLVVHLERTNQDVLKLTTAFSLALQS; the protein is encoded by the coding sequence ATGGCGATCACGCGTCAGGAATTGGCCCCTTTTCCCATTTTCGACGGCCTCACGGCGGAACAGGTCGATAAAATCCTCGCTATCGTCGGCGAACAACGGGTTGCCGCTGGAGAGTCGATCATTCGGGAGGGCGAAATCGGCGATGCGCTATATTTGCTCCTGGATGGCCGGGTCGAGGTGCGCAAGAACCTCACCCTCAATCTGGGGCATGGGGGTCTGGATGCCCGTGAGAAATCGCTGGTGGCCCTGCGCGCCGATCAGGCGCCCTATTTTGGCGAGATGGCCCTGCTCAAAGCCGACAGCCTCCGCACCGCCACCGTCCAGGCCGTTGCCGAATGCCGCGTCGGCGTCCTCCACCACGACGCCTTCACCCGGCTCTGCGAATCGGATACCGCACTCGGCTACAAGGTGCTGCTCAATATCGCCAAAACCCTGGTGGTCCATCTCGAACGGACCAACCAGGATGTGCTGAAACTCACCACCGCATTCAGTCTCGCCCTGCAAAGCTAA
- the lexA gene encoding transcriptional repressor LexA, which yields MHDSLTPKQRQVLDAIRNFQQEKGYPPTVRELAELLGQVSAAGIHKILITLQEKGALSRHESGKSRSYHIIGEEQPEGYSQRARACPIIGEVVAGMPELALEEREGDLYLDSEWVGKEDIFLLKVRGHSMIDADIRDGDLLVVQMTQSCRNGDIIIALLDDEATVKRLYREKDRVRLQPENQTMQPIYIPADDPGFRIIGKVKGLLRRYH from the coding sequence ATGCACGATTCCTTGACACCCAAACAGCGCCAGGTCCTGGACGCCATCCGGAACTTCCAGCAGGAGAAGGGCTATCCGCCCACAGTGCGCGAGCTAGCGGAACTTTTAGGCCAGGTCTCGGCCGCGGGGATCCACAAGATCCTAATAACCTTACAGGAGAAGGGCGCGCTCAGTCGGCATGAAAGCGGCAAATCCCGCTCCTATCACATCATCGGCGAAGAGCAGCCTGAGGGCTACAGCCAACGCGCGCGCGCCTGCCCGATCATCGGTGAGGTGGTCGCCGGCATGCCCGAACTGGCCCTTGAGGAACGCGAGGGTGATCTCTATCTCGATTCCGAATGGGTCGGCAAGGAAGACATTTTCCTCCTCAAGGTCCGCGGTCACAGCATGATTGACGCAGACATCCGCGACGGCGACCTCCTGGTGGTGCAAATGACCCAGAGCTGCCGAAACGGCGATATTATCATCGCTCTTCTCGACGATGAGGCTACGGTCAAGCGCTTGTACCGGGAGAAGGACCGCGTGCGGCTGCAGCCGGAAAACCAGACGATGCAGCCGATCTATATCCCCGCCGATGATCCTGGTTTTCGCATCATCGGCAAAGTCAAAGGCCTACTGCGCCGATATCACTAA
- a CDS encoding CsgG/HfaB family protein: MNKAFALFLLLGIVCQPNLLHPQAKPTIAVLTLEAKNVGQETADAVSDILSTELFNSQRFKVIERQAILRILDEQKLQMTGVTDMSQAVEIGKILNVEKILIGSVSRLGDNYIINTRLVNVKTGALELAQNATSKRGEEGLTEAINDLVAKMSEKIQVEGSVIRIKGEVILVDLGLNHGVAEGQELSVVRLGDVVTDLGGTVIGQAEDRIGTLLLTAVKADYSEARVGMVKLPFRVGDKVRVAAAIVETTPEKPVVRKKEKPKKEGDQGKAVDTPPVF; encoded by the coding sequence ATGAATAAGGCCTTTGCACTCTTCCTGCTGCTCGGGATCGTTTGCCAACCCAACCTGCTGCACCCCCAAGCCAAACCCACTATTGCAGTGCTCACGCTCGAGGCCAAGAATGTTGGCCAAGAGACCGCCGACGCGGTGTCGGATATCCTCAGCACTGAACTCTTCAATTCGCAGCGGTTCAAGGTGATCGAACGCCAGGCTATTCTGCGGATACTCGACGAGCAAAAGCTGCAAATGACCGGGGTGACCGACATGAGCCAGGCGGTCGAGATCGGCAAGATCCTCAATGTGGAGAAGATCCTGATCGGCAGCGTCAGCCGGCTGGGTGACAACTATATCATCAATACGCGCCTCGTCAATGTCAAGACCGGAGCGCTCGAGCTGGCCCAGAATGCCACCAGCAAACGGGGGGAAGAGGGTTTGACCGAGGCGATCAATGATCTGGTCGCCAAGATGAGCGAAAAGATACAGGTCGAGGGCTCCGTGATCCGCATCAAAGGGGAGGTGATTCTGGTCGATCTTGGCCTAAATCACGGTGTGGCCGAGGGTCAGGAACTCAGCGTGGTCCGGCTAGGCGATGTCGTCACCGATCTGGGCGGCACCGTGATCGGCCAGGCGGAGGATAGAATCGGCACACTCCTGCTCACAGCGGTGAAGGCCGACTATTCGGAGGCCCGGGTCGGGATGGTTAAGCTGCCCTTCAGGGTGGGCGACAAGGTACGCGTGGCCGCTGCTATAGTGGAGACGACGCCGGAAAAACCGGTGGTCCGCAAGAAAGAGAAACCAAAAAAAGAGGGCGATCAGGGGAAAGCGGTCGATACGCCCCCCGTTTTTTAA
- a CDS encoding ion channel: MLRRLQYRIRHDELIKTLAAVLLLVFIAAVAVSYLERGSNPQFARVTSAMWWAIVTMTTVGYGDIVPQSGLGRVLGAFVMLSGMGVLSLFTAAVSTRVLTNRLKEGKGLKKVNLKNHIALLGWNPAGYEIIGSIREGMIRENRALVLISQLDPDQAEAIIGRYPDLHIKFVSGDCTDEEVLHRASIGTAYAALIIPDESAPQRPKSDEHTILTTLSVKAIEPRVKVIAHILDSQNEAHLRRANADRIVVSDRYSGYLLGAHVTSPGVPEMIDRLFTGSAGVRFARRKMPNSLVGKSFAAASAHFLSEEHAVLIGFLREEEGFKLDDILSDDYSAVDRFIREKLAHAGKGLSKAARLDINLSPGPEYLVGAQDIAIVLERL; encoded by the coding sequence TTGCTGCGGCGCCTGCAGTATCGGATCCGGCATGATGAATTGATCAAGACGCTTGCAGCCGTCCTTCTCCTGGTCTTTATTGCCGCCGTCGCGGTCTCCTATCTCGAGCGCGGCAGCAATCCGCAGTTTGCGCGTGTGACCTCGGCTATGTGGTGGGCTATTGTCACCATGACCACCGTCGGCTATGGCGATATTGTTCCGCAGAGCGGCCTCGGCCGCGTTCTTGGCGCCTTCGTGATGCTTTCCGGCATGGGGGTGCTGTCGCTTTTCACCGCGGCGGTTTCCACCAGGGTCCTCACCAACCGCCTCAAAGAGGGCAAGGGCCTTAAGAAAGTGAACCTGAAAAATCATATTGCCTTGCTGGGCTGGAATCCAGCCGGTTACGAGATCATCGGCTCCATCCGTGAAGGAATGATCCGCGAAAACCGGGCGCTGGTCCTCATCAGCCAGCTCGACCCGGACCAGGCTGAGGCCATTATCGGCCGCTACCCGGATCTGCACATCAAATTCGTCAGCGGCGACTGCACCGATGAGGAGGTCCTGCACCGCGCCTCCATCGGGACGGCCTATGCCGCCCTGATCATCCCGGATGAATCCGCACCGCAACGTCCGAAATCGGACGAGCACACCATCCTGACCACCCTCTCGGTCAAGGCGATTGAGCCCCGGGTCAAGGTGATCGCGCATATCCTTGACAGCCAGAATGAGGCCCACCTTCGCCGCGCCAATGCCGACCGCATCGTGGTGAGCGATCGCTACAGCGGTTATCTGCTCGGCGCCCATGTCACTTCTCCGGGGGTCCCGGAGATGATCGACCGGCTTTTCACCGGCAGCGCGGGTGTCCGGTTCGCCCGGCGTAAAATGCCCAATTCTCTGGTTGGCAAAAGCTTCGCCGCCGCCAGCGCCCATTTCCTCTCGGAGGAGCATGCTGTCCTCATCGGCTTCTTGCGTGAGGAGGAGGGATTCAAGCTCGACGATATCCTCTCGGATGACTATTCGGCGGTGGATCGGTTCATCCGGGAAAAGTTGGCCCATGCCGGCAAGGGGTTGAGCAAGGCCGCACGGCTTGATATCAACCTTTCGCCCGGACCGGAATATCTGGTCGGTGCACAGGATATCGCCATCGTACTCGAGCGTCTGTGA